A genomic window from Silene latifolia isolate original U9 population chromosome Y, ASM4854445v1, whole genome shotgun sequence includes:
- the LOC141628765 gene encoding protein FAR1-RELATED SEQUENCE 5-like encodes MTDMQIVKVVDDSSSGERTQSDKEDEFCRQVENKFTPYIGQEFIEIEEAVTFYKIYALACGFDVRSLRRVIWADGEARRNYAMFGDAVSYDPTYSTNKYDMIFTPFTGVDLHKRSVTFCGALIANEDHESFDWVFNRCLIAMAGKEPEYIITDQDVGIIKVVLIVFKRARHRFCMWHIMNKVPSKFGVTRVDYKEFLKKLNDIIWDDDLEATEFDIGCSALMETHGLVNDDWFTETFSKRKQWVMAHCRDLNMGAVMRTTQRSESTNSYFKRFEQKLGTIVEFWMRFESAMDQQRHTQEKIDNDNRHSSPKIATHVPLECHRAEVYTHASFKEFQEEVKYSIDTCKTGGYTEKDGLEVTIVKDACKRGSYQVKYNPGNNIVATILQDYVAKRWTSDALRFNMLDYGGKLIDDIDIIDAKQIEMTKLWSEIHETVGLLCGLGKAEVESMCSLILEFKEKLLQCMETLNKQQEMVKLLGCPASDEITIFPPKKSKNKGSGRRMLSSKTNAIAKASSNYKFSWELHWISLELQRLRVEVT; translated from the exons ATGACGGATATGCAGATAGTTAAAGTCGTCGATG ATTCCTCTAGTGGTGAAAGAACACAATCTGACAAGGAGGATGAATTCTGTAGGCAAGTGGAAAACAAATTCACACCATACATCGGTCAAGAGTTTATTGAGATCGAGGAGGCCGTGACCTTTTATAAAATATACGCACttgcttgtgggtttgatgtGAGGAG CCTTCGTAGAGTTATTTGGGCTGACGGAGAAGCTAGAAGGAACTATGCCATGTTTGGTGATGCAGTATCGTACGACCCAACTTACTCCACGAACAAGTATGATATGATTTTCACACCTTTCACGGGTGTAGATCTCCATAAACGGTCGGTTACATTTTGTGGGGCGCTTATTGCAAATGAAGACCATGAATCATTTGACTGGGTTTTCAACCGTTGCCTAATTGCTATGGCGGGGAAGGAACCCGAGTACATTATCACTGATCAAGATGTAGGCATTATTAAGGTTGTCCTCATTGTTTTCAAGAGAGCGCGCCATCGGttttgtatgtggcatatcatgaacaaggtGCCGTCAAAGTTCGGGGTGACCAGGGTAGATTATAAGGAGTTTCTAAAGAAATTGAATGACATCATATGGGACGACGACTTAGAAGCCACAGAGTTTGACATTGGTTGCTCAGCATTAATGGAAACTCATGGGCTTGTCAACGATGATTGGTTTACGGAAACGTTTAGTAAAAGGAAGCAATGGGTAATGGcgcattgcagggacttgaacatggggGCTGTAATGAGGACGACACAGCGATCAGAGAGCACAAATAGTTATTTTAAGAGGTTTGAACAGAAGTTAGGTACGATCGTTGAGTTCTGGATGCGTTTTGAGAGCGCTATGGACCAACAACGACATACACAAGAGAAAATTGACAATGATAACCGACACTCGTCTCCAAAAATTGCTACCCATGTGCCTTTAGAGTGTCACCGGGCAGAAGTGTACACCCATGCGAGTTTCAAAGAATTTCAAGAAGAGGTGAAGTACTCTATCGACACATGTAAGACCGGGGGTTACACCGAGAAGGATGGGCTAGAGGTGACCATCGTTAAAGATGCGTGCAAGAGAGGGAGCTATCAGGTTAAGTACAACCCAGGTAATAATATAGTTGCA ACAATACTACAGGATTATGTTGCTAAAAGATGGACAAGTGATGCACTTCGCTTCAATATGTTAGACTATGGTGGTAAACTCATCGATGATATTGATATCATTGATGCAAAGCAAATTGAGATGACGAAGTTGTGGTCAGAAATACACGAAACAGTTGGTTTACTTTGTGGACTAGGCAAAGCTGAAGTTGAGAGTATGTGCAGCTTAATTCTGGAATTTAAGGAGAAGTTATTACAATGCATGGAGACATTGAATAAGCAACAGGAAATGGTTAAATTACTTGGTTGTCCGGCTAGTGACGAGATAACAATATTTCCacctaaaaaatccaaaaacaagggGAGCGGCAGAAGGATGTTGTCAAGTAAGACGAACGCAATTGCAAAAGCAA GTTCAAACTACAAATTCAGTTGGGAGTTACACTGGATCAGCTTGGAGTTACAGAGGTTAAGAGTTGAAGTTACATAA